ATCCCAGCAGGTTTTTCGCAAAATCAGGATGATAAAGACCAGGGTCCTCCTCAGTATCGATGAGCAGATCTTCGCCTACCCACTGGGACTGCACATTTCCGTCAACGTAGGGTGTCACATCGCAGGTGACAACCAGCCCTTTTTCAACAACATCCTGCTCCACCGGTTCCAGGCTTATTTTCTGCTCCTGTAACTCTGCTATAGCCTTTTCGACATCATCATCGGTAACAGGCCCGTAAGCCGGTTTTTTCAACTCCATTCCCCTGTAGCCTGAGGCTTCAAAAACAGGAGCAACTTCAACGATGGCCGCATACCTGAAACCGCCATCTTCGAGAAAGGCAAAATCCTCCAGGTCTGCTTCGGCCAGAGGCTTAATGTCTTCCTGTTTTAGAGCGTCGGGAAAAGTCCTGTCGATGAACTTCTTTGCAACTTCTTCTTCAATAAACTTACCGTAAAAAGCCTTCAGCACGTTCCGTGGAACTCTGCCCGGGCGAAATCCCCTGATGCGTACCTTACCGGCGTAAAGCCTGTATTGAGCGTCAAGTTCGGGCTGAACTTCTTCCGCCGGAAGTTCTACCGTGATTCTTTTCTGAGTCGGATTTACATCGCTTACGGATACCTTCATCGCCACGCCGAATCCTTCCCTCACTGAATTTTTGCCATTTCGTAAGTCAGAATACGGCCAAACAACTATGGTGCGAGAGGGGGGACTCGAACCCCCACCCCGCTTTAGCGGGACTGGATCCTAAGTCCAGGGCGTCTACCTGTTCCGCCACTCTCGCACCACAATATAGCCGAAAAAACCGTTGAAACCTTATTCTTTTACACCTAAAGTTGTCAAGAGCCAAGGAGGTACACGGAAAAACGGGCCCGGAGGTCTTTGAAGTGCGCGAAGTTGTGAGAATAGCTCTCGTCGGTTACAGGGCCACGGGAAAAACGACTCTGGGGGCTTTAGTCGCCCGGCGTATAAACTGGTCATTCGTGGACATGGATGAGATGCTTACCGGACGATTCGGTATGTCCATCTCATCCTGGGTTTCAAAACACGGCTGGGATTCCTTTAGAAAACAGGAATCGGCATTACTGCAGGAGCTTTCTCAAAAAAGAAACCTGGTTGTGGCCACCGGCGGGGGCATTGTTGAAGATCCGAAAAACAGAACACTCCTCCGCAACGCCTTTTTCGTTTTCTGGCTCAGGGCACAGCCCCGGGAGATCTCCCGCAGGCTTGTTAACGATTCTTCGTCCACAAACAATCGGCCGTCGCTCACCGGTATGGGCATCACCGAGGAGGTTGAAACGGTTTTAAAACGCCGGGAGCCCTTTTATCGCTCCGTTGCCCATGCAGTAATTGACACAGATGATAGTGATCCTACCGGGCTTGCAGATCGCGTTATTGAACTGATAAATCATTTTTCCACGCAGTTCAGGCGATAGAGCCTTGAACTCAGTTCTTTGCCAAGAAGTGAAGATAGGTAACGCCCGAGATCCATCACTTTTCCAAGGTCCACTCCGGTTTCGATCCTCATCTGATTGAGCATCAGGATGAGTTCCTCCATGGGAATGTTTCCCGCTGCACCCGGAACAAATGGGCAGCCTCCAAGCCCCCCAACGGTAGCATCGAATCCGGTTACTCCGGCCTGCAGGGCGGCCAGCACATTGGCGAGCCCTTTGCCTTCCGTATCGTGGAGGTGAAGAAAGATCGGAGGACTCCCGGAGTTTCCCGCAAGCTCGATAACAGAGCGGCTTATTTCGAAGATCGCAAGGGGATCAGCCATCCCGGTAGTATCGGCAAGGGCAATCTCGTCCGCTCCGAGGTCCAGTTCCCGGGACACTATTTCCATGACCCGTGACGGTGGCACCATACCTTCCATCCTGCAGCCGAAGGCACACTGAACCCCGGCCCTTACGGCAAGCCCTTCTCTTTTAGCCTCCCTGATCATATCTTCAAGTTCTTTCAGGGCTTCCCCGAGCCTCATGCCCGTGTTTCTAACGCTATGAGTTTCGCTTGCGGAAACAGATATCTCGACTTTTCTACACCCCGCCCTGAGCGCCCGTTCAAGGCCTTTTTTATTAAGGACCAGCGCAGAAATCTCCGCACAGGAGCTGAAAGGCTCAAGGCGGGCACATAATTCTTCGGCGTCGGCCATCTGAGGAACTTTCGCGGGATTTACAAAAGCGGTAACCTGTATACGCCTGATTCCTGCTTGGAGCAATCTGCGAACCATTTCAACCTTTTCCTCAACAGACAGAATGCGTTGCTCCCGCTGCAAGCCGTCTCTAAGAGACTGGTCCTCCAGGACAACCCTTTCTGGCAAAATCATGGACCCTGCCCCCGGTTTTTTTTCAGGGCAACGAATTTGAGATTATTCGAGACATTGTTTGCCCATGCTACCTTTCCATCGCGAAAAACGACCTCAGACAGCCCATAATACCACCTGTTGCCCTCCACCCTTGTAGGCGTACCCTGAACGGCAAGAACATGATCGGCAGAGGAGCCGATGGAAAAGTATTTTTTAGGCGCCCTTATAATATTTCTAGGAAAGAGTTCCACTTTAAGGCGTCCTGTCATGTTATCGTACCCTACTACACGGCCGTCACGGAATATTACCCGATCCAGGCCATAGTACCAGACGTTTCCGGCCACTCTCGTGGGGGTTCCCTGCACCATGAGAACATCGGAAGCGGTTGAGCCCAGGGTAAACCGGGTCGGAACCTCCTGAGGTAACGCCGAAGGCAAAAGCCTCACCTTAAGGGTTCCGTCGAAGTTATCGTAACCCACT
This window of the Thermodesulforhabdus norvegica genome carries:
- a CDS encoding shikimate kinase, which encodes MREVVRIALVGYRATGKTTLGALVARRINWSFVDMDEMLTGRFGMSISSWVSKHGWDSFRKQESALLQELSQKRNLVVATGGGIVEDPKNRTLLRNAFFVFWLRAQPREISRRLVNDSSSTNNRPSLTGMGITEEVETVLKRREPFYRSVAHAVIDTDDSDPTGLADRVIELINHFSTQFRR
- a CDS encoding hydroxymethylglutaryl-CoA lyase — encoded protein: MILPERVVLEDQSLRDGLQREQRILSVEEKVEMVRRLLQAGIRRIQVTAFVNPAKVPQMADAEELCARLEPFSSCAEISALVLNKKGLERALRAGCRKVEISVSASETHSVRNTGMRLGEALKELEDMIREAKREGLAVRAGVQCAFGCRMEGMVPPSRVMEIVSRELDLGADEIALADTTGMADPLAIFEISRSVIELAGNSGSPPIFLHLHDTEGKGLANVLAALQAGVTGFDATVGGLGGCPFVPGAAGNIPMEELILMLNQMRIETGVDLGKVMDLGRYLSSLLGKELSSRLYRLNCVEK